The Gordonibacter urolithinfaciens genome contains a region encoding:
- a CDS encoding glycosyltransferase family 4 protein, translating into MKQVLLLSNKVLHYRVKVYNDLAPILEEHGYALSVAGDSFQDDVNPIRFDCVKLESLKDWKAAIDAKKPEAVILFLHLKDGILFDVISYCKKHQIKVIYWNHGINIADPNNIVKNAAFHRVHSKCDALITYMPCMRKHFKKKNQHKLFIAPNTLSFSGIDRSQYDNHALRAKYGISQSFVVLFVARINQNRRLELLTEGLKEFPQIGLVVAGPGMSDDVLASVNSHENFYYFGERYGDEVCELFALADVFSVPGSAGLAVNEAMFWGLPFFMLSEGVHGPEKEYVVDGENGVVAKNENQLISELVGLSVDRERLGKMSESCKDTFAKEMSIGAMASGFIEALDYCFNS; encoded by the coding sequence ATGAAACAAGTTCTCCTTTTGTCGAACAAAGTGCTGCATTATCGAGTCAAGGTCTACAATGACCTCGCGCCGATACTTGAAGAACACGGTTATGCTCTTAGCGTTGCCGGAGATTCGTTTCAGGATGACGTCAATCCTATTAGGTTCGATTGCGTAAAACTTGAATCGCTGAAGGACTGGAAAGCGGCCATTGATGCCAAGAAGCCCGAAGCAGTGATTTTGTTTTTACACCTCAAAGATGGAATCCTGTTTGATGTGATTAGCTACTGCAAAAAACATCAGATAAAGGTCATCTATTGGAACCATGGCATAAACATTGCCGATCCAAATAACATCGTCAAGAACGCAGCATTTCATAGGGTTCATTCAAAGTGCGATGCCCTTATAACGTATATGCCCTGCATGCGGAAGCATTTTAAGAAAAAGAACCAGCACAAGCTTTTTATTGCTCCCAATACGCTAAGTTTTTCTGGAATTGATAGATCCCAGTACGACAACCATGCTCTGAGGGCAAAATACGGCATATCGCAGTCGTTTGTCGTTTTGTTCGTGGCTAGAATCAATCAGAATCGAAGGTTGGAGCTCCTTACAGAGGGGCTAAAGGAATTTCCTCAAATAGGCCTAGTTGTTGCGGGGCCTGGTATGTCCGATGACGTATTAGCCTCCGTGAACTCCCATGAAAATTTTTATTATTTTGGAGAACGCTATGGCGATGAAGTTTGCGAGCTGTTCGCGTTGGCGGATGTTTTTAGCGTTCCCGGATCAGCTGGACTTGCCGTAAACGAGGCCATGTTTTGGGGCTTGCCCTTTTTTATGTTAAGCGAAGGTGTTCACGGGCCCGAAAAAGAGTATGTCGTTGATGGGGAAAATGGGGTTGTGGCGAAAAACGAGAACCAGCTCATTTCCGAACTAGTTGGCCTTTCCGTTGATCGTGAAAGGCTCGGCAAGATGTCCGAAAGCTGCAAGGATACTTTCGCCAAAGAAATGAGCATCGGCGCTATGGCGTCTGGCTTTATTGAGGCGCTGGATTATTGCTTCAATTCTTGA